The Aedes aegypti strain LVP_AGWG chromosome 3, AaegL5.0 Primary Assembly, whole genome shotgun sequence genome contains a region encoding:
- the LOC5577353 gene encoding THO complex subunit 7 homolog — MSDEEVIRRRLQIDGDGTGDDRRLNDLLKTFVKWCNSSDSPENSQAIHDRLLAQLAQCEFAMKKSDFSARVMEQELKNYATISDTIESGIETAKTQIVQSKQNLVLAKKIRKNRMEYDVLAKIISQQPDRKNTIKELETLKQEMDQLQEKKAVLERKLETKKKDFTVLMRSIVELQNKLDAIEEDCQDIVEDKMSCDDEPIIVSDTVMIDDTENESPRKS, encoded by the exons ATGTCGGACG AGGAAGTGATTCGACGCCGCTTGCAAATCGATGGCGATGGCACAGGAGACGACCGCCGTTTGAATGATCTGCTGAAAACCTTCGTCAAGTGGTGCAATTCTTCGGACAGTCCAGAAAACAG TCAAGCCATCCACGATCGATTGCTCGCCCAGTTGGCTCAATGCGAATTTGCAATGAAAAAGTCGGATTTCTCTGCCCGGGTAATGGAGCAGGAGCTGAAGAACTATGCCACAATCTCCGACACCATCGAATCGGGAATCGAAACAGCTAAAACACAAATCGTCCAGAGCAAACAGAACCTGGTGTTGGCCAAGAAAATCCGCAAAAACCGTATGGAGTACGATGTGTTGGCCAAAATCATCAGCCAGCAGCCTGACCGGAAGAACACAATCAAGGAGCTGGAAACGCTGAAGCAGGAAATGGATCAACTGCAGGAGAAGAAGGCAGTTCTCGAGCGCAAGCTGGAAACAAAGAAGAAGGACTTTACCGTTCTGATGCGATCGATCGTCGAGCTGCAGAACAAGCTGGACGCGATCGAGGAGGATTGCCAAGATATCGTCGAGGACAAAATGTCGTGCGACGATGAACCGATTATTGTAAGTGATACGGTTATGATCGACGATACTGAAAACGAATCGCCGAGGAAGAGTTGA